Proteins found in one Magnolia sinica isolate HGM2019 chromosome 5, MsV1, whole genome shotgun sequence genomic segment:
- the LOC131246325 gene encoding zinc finger AN1 domain-containing stress-associated protein 15-like, whose translation MAQEGWKIEKDETDCEILKPSSSSPSSSPSPPHPAFLKSAQEFPIQRSERTETPAADSGSKVSPSRSPDEEPPRPIRFGNRCSSCQKRVGLTGFRCRCGDLFCGKHRYSDIHDCSFDYKAAGREEISKANPVIRAAKIIKI comes from the coding sequence ATGGCGCAAGAAGGTTGGAAAATTGAGAAAGACGAAACTGACTGCGAGATCTTGAAaccatcttcttcctctccttcatcGTCGCCATCACCACCTCATCCAGCGTTTCTGAAATCTGCTCAGGAATTTCCAATCCAACGGTCTGAAAGGACCGAAACTCCTGCGGCTGATTCAGGTTCTAAGGTTTCTCCCAGCCGAAGTCCAGATGAGGAACCGCCACGGCCCATTCGGTTCGGAAACCGGTGCTCGAGCTGCCAGAAACGCGTCGGGTTGACCGGGTTCCGGTGCCGATGTGGTGATCTTTTCTGCGGCAAGCACCGGTATTCTGATATCCATGACTGTTCGTTTGATTACAAGGCTGCTGGTAGGGAAGAGATTTCGAAGGCCAATCCTGTAATTAGAGCTGCAAAGATCATCAAAATCTGa